One genomic window of Solanum dulcamara chromosome 12, daSolDulc1.2, whole genome shotgun sequence includes the following:
- the LOC129877112 gene encoding uncharacterized protein LOC129877112 — translation MALKVVVVLFLAMLVFTDHKFVAGQFCVAGCVANFKSADSFINCLIDCNRSCPLDCITKFSASRDIMGLLVCVGGCLSPFTTISDEVATLNPTTTVCNVGCSLGICSKYLNDLNDKFGPCMTSCKENHCIGGKIALEEA, via the exons ATGGCATTGAAAGTTGTTGTAGTGTTGTTCCTTGCAATGCTTGTTTTTACAGATCATAAGTTTGTGGCTGGCCAATTTTGTGTGGCAGGATGTGTTGCAAATTTCAAAAGTGCTGATAGCTTTATTAATTGCCTCATTGATTGTAACAGATCATGTCCGCTAGACTGTATAACAAAATTCTCAGCTTCACGTGATATTATGGGCTTACTTGTGTGTGTCGGCGGTTGCCTTTCGCCATTTACAACAATTTCTGATGAAGTTGCAACTCTAAACCCTACTACAACTGTTTGCAACGTTGGATGTTCTCTTGGCATTTGTTCCAAATACCTCAATG ATCTTAATGACAAGTTTGGACCTTGCATGACAAGCTGCAAAGAGAACCATTGTATTGGTGGCAAAATTGCTCTAGAGGAAGCTTAA